In a single window of the Gossypium hirsutum isolate 1008001.06 chromosome D02, Gossypium_hirsutum_v2.1, whole genome shotgun sequence genome:
- the LOC107909017 gene encoding myosin-1 isoform X2 has translation MGYADVNSGNNAVNSLSAPLSGGTGGKVVETVENGVLDTVHMNEDSPYSGNAMLVEDRPSVADEDLNSAAAPLPSVSTSNIERRWSDITSYAPKKVQSWFQLSNGNWELGKIISSSGTESVISFPEGKVLKVNSDSLIPANPDILDGVDDLMQLSYLNEPSVLYNLQYRYNQDMIYTKAGPVLVAVNPFKEVPLYGNDYIQAYKNKSIESPHVYAIADTAIREMSRDEVNQSIIISGESGAGKTETAKIAMQYLAALGGGSGIEYEILKTNPILEAFGNAKTLRNDNSSRFGKLIEIHFSETGKISGAKIQTFLLEKSRVVQCAEGERSYHIFYQLCAGAPSALKEKLNLKDVGEYNYLKQGNCYSISGVDDSEQFRIVKEALDVVHVSKEDQESVFAMLAAVLWLGNVSFTILDNENHVEAVADESLINVAKLIGCDIADLNLALSTRKMRVGNDNIVQKLTLSQAIVTRDALAKSIYACLFEWLVDQINKSLAVGKRRTGRSISILDIYGFESFDRNSFEQFCINYANERLQQHFNRHLFKLEQEEYIQDGIDWAKVDFDDNQDCLNLFEKKPLGLLSLLDEESTFPNGTDSSFANKLKQHLKSNPCFRGEREKAFTVSHFAGEVTYDTTGFLEKNRDLLHLDSIQLLSSCLCHLPRIFASNMLNQSEKPVVGPLHKAGGADSQKLSVATKFKGQLFQLMQRLESTTPHFIRCIKPNNLQSPGSYEQGLVLQQLRCCGVLEVVRISRSGFPTRMSHQKFARRYGFLLLENVASQDPLSVSVAILHQFNILPEMYQVGYTKLFFRTGQIGALEDTRNRTLHGILHVQSCFRGHQARHHFKELQRGIATLQSFVRGEKTRKEYAVLLQRHRAAITIQKQIKGRNGRKTFKEISDASVVIQSVIRGWLVRRCSGNTGLLKYGASKGNESDEVMVKASFLAELQRRVLRAEAALREKEEENDILHQRLQQYESRWSEYELKMKSMEEVWQKQMRSLQSSLSIAKKSLAVDDSERNSDASVNNASDDREYSWDTGTNHKGPESNGLRPTSAGLSVISRLAEEFEQRSQVFGDDAKFLVEVKSGQVEANLNPDRELRRLKQMFETWKKDYAARLRETKVVLNKLGNEEGALDRVKKKWWGRRNSTRYT, from the exons ATGGGATATGCTGACGTAAATTCGGGAAACAATGCTGTAAACAGCTTGAGTGCCCCTCTTAGTGGTGGTACAGGGGGCAAGGTTGTTGAGACAGTTGAAAATGGTGTACTTGATACTGTTCACATGAATGAGGATTCACCGTATAGTGGGAATGCTATGTTGGTTGAGGACAGGCCTTCTGTGGCCGATGAGGACCTGAATTCTGCAGCAGCACCATTGCCTTCGGTATCAACGTCTAACATTGAACGCAGGTGGAGTGACATAACTTCATATGCTCCAAAAAAG GTTCAGTCTTGGTTTCAACTTTCAAACGGGAATTGGGAGCTGGGGAAAATAATATCAAGTTCAGGAACTGAGTCTGTTATTTCTTTTCCTGAAGGAAAA GTTTTAAAGGTGAATTCTGATAGTCTGATACCTGCAAATCCTGATATCCTCGATGGCGTGGATGATCTCATGCAACTTAGTTATTTAAATGAGCCGTCAGTCTTGTATAATCTCCAATATAGATACAATCAAGATATGATATAT ACAAAAGCAGGACCGGTTTTAGTTGCTGTCAATCCTTTTAAAGAAGTTCCTTTATATGGAAATGACTACATTCAAGCATACAAGAATAAATCCATTGAGAGCCCCCATGTATATGCGATTGCTGACACAGCCATCCGGGAAATGTCACGAG ATGAAGTTAATCAATCTATCATTATAAG TGGTGAGAGTGGAGCAGGAAAAACTGAGACAGCAAAGATAGCAATGCAATATTTAGCTGCTCTTGGTGGTGGGAGTGGAATAGAGTATGAGATATTGAAGACCAATCCTATCTTAGAAGCATTTGGTAATGCAAAGACATTAAGGAATGACAACTCAAGCAGATTT GGAAAGTTGATTGAAATCCACTTTAGTGAAACTGGAAAAATATCTGGGGCAAAGATTCAAACTT TTTTACTTGAGAAG TCTAGAGTGGTCCAATGTGCAGAGGGAGAAAGGTCTTACCATATATTTTATCAGCTTTGTGCTGGTGCTCCTTCTGCTCTCAAAG AGAAGCTAAATTTGAAGGATGTGGGCGAATATAATTATTTGAAGCAGGGTAATTGCTATTCTATTTCCGGAGTTGATGATTCTGAACAATTTCGCATTGTTAAG GAAGCTTTGGATGTTGTCCATGTTAGCAAAGAAGACCAAGAGAGTGTTTTTGCAATGCTTGCTGCAGTATTGTGGCTGGGAAATGTCTCATTCACCATCCTTGATAATGAAAACCATGTTGAAGCTGTGGCAgatgaaa GTCTAATCAATGTTGCCAAGTTGATTGGCTGTGACATTGCGGACCTTAATTTGGCTTTATCAACTCGCAAAATGAGAGTCGGTAATGATAATATTGTCCAAAAGCTAACGCTATCACAG GCGATTGTCACAAGAGATGCTTTGGCAAAATCAATTTATGCTTGTTTGTTTGAGTGGCTGGTAGATCAAATTAACAAATCACTTGCTGTTGGCAAGAGGCGAACTGGCAGATCTATCAGCATTCTTGATATTTATGgctttgaatcatttgat AGAAATAGTTTTGAGCAGTTCTGCATTAATTATGCAAATGAGAGATTACAGCAGCATTTTAATCGTCATTTATTCAAGTTGGAGCAGGAG GAATATATCCAAGATGGCATCGATTGGGCAAAAGTTGATTTTGATGATAACCAAGATTGTCTTAATCTTTTTGAAAAG AAACCATTGGGATTATTGTCTCTGTTAGATGAGGAGTCCACTTTTCCAAATGGGACTGACTCCTCATTTGCCAACAAGCTCAAGCAGCATCTGAAATCTAATCCTTGTTTCCGAGGAGAGCGAGAAAAAGCTTTCACTGTATCTCATTTTGCAGGAGAG GTTACTTATGACACAACTGGATTTTTAGAGAAAAACAGAGACTTACTGCACCTGGATTCAATTCAACTACTGTCCTCTTGCTTATGCCACCTTCCTCGGATATTTGCTTCAAATATGCTTAACCAATCTGAAAAGCCTGTGGTGGGTCCTTTACATAAAGCTGGTGGTGCAGATTCTCAAAAGCTAAGTGTTGCAACGAAATTTAAG GGTCAACTTTTCCAACTAATGCAACGGCTAGAGAGTACTACTCCACACTTTATACGTTGTATAAAGCCTAACAACTTGCAGTCTCCTGGATCATACGAGCAAGGACTCGTTTTGCAGCAACTGAGATGTTGTGGAGTCCTAGAAGTTGTTCGCATATCACGGTCTGGCTTTCCCACAAGAATGTCTCACCAGAAGTTTGCCAGAAG GTATGGTTTTCTTCTACTGGAGAATGTCGCCTCGCAAGATCCGCTCAGTGTTTCAGTTGCAATTCTTCATCAGTTCAACATTTTGCCTGAGATGTACCAAGTTGGCTATACAAAATTGTTTTTCCGTACTGGGCAG ATTGGGGCTCTTGAGGATACAAGAAATCGCACTCTTCATGGCATTTTACATGTTCAAAGCTGCTTCAGAGGACATCAAGCTCGCCACCACTTTAAGGAGCTTCAAAGGGGAATTGCTACCCTTCAGTCAT TTGTCAGAGGAGAGAAAACCAGGAAAGAATATGCCGTCTTACTGCAGAGACATAGAGCTGCTATTACTATACAAAAACAGATTAAAGGCAGGAATGGCAGGAAAACATTCAAGGAAATTAGTGATGCATCTGTTGTGATACAATCAG TTATTCGTGGTTGGTTGGTCAGAAGATGCTCTGGAAATACAGGATTACTCAAATATGGGGCCTCTAAG GGGAATGAATCAGATGAGGTGATGGTCAAGGCCTCATTTCTCGCTGAACTACAGCGCCGAGTTCTTAGAGCTGAGGCTGCTCTGAgggagaaagaagaggaaaatgacATCCTCCATCAACGGCTCCAACAATACGAAAGCCGCTGGTCTGAATATGAGCTAAAAATGAAGTCCATGGAAGAAGTGTGGCAGAAACAAATGAGGTCTCTACAATCCAGTCTTTCTATCGCAAAGAAGAGCCTAGCGGTTGATGACTCAGAGAGAAATTCAGATGCATCTGTTAATAATGCAAGTGATGACAGAGAGTATAGCTGGGACACAGGAACTAATCACAAGGGCCCTGAGAGCAACGGGTTGAGACCAACGAGTGCAGGTTTGAGTGTTATAAGCCGGTTGGCGGAGGAATTTGAGCAGCGGAGTCAAGTTTTTGGTGATGACGCCAAGTTCTTGGTGGAAGTAAAATCAGGTCAGGTTGAAGCAAACCTGAACCCTGATCGCGAACTTAGAAGGTTAAAGCAGATGTTTGAAACTTGGAAGAAGGATTACGCTGCGAGATTGCGAGAAACAAAAGTCGTATTGAATAAACTCGGAAACGAAGAAGGTGCACTTGACAGGGTGAAAAAGAAGTGGTGGGGCAGGAGGAACAGCACAAGGTACActtaa
- the LOC107909017 gene encoding myosin-1 isoform X1, translating to MGYADVNSGNNAVNSLSAPLSGGTGGKVVETVENGVLDTVHMNEDSPYSGNAMLVEDRPSVADEDLNSAAAPLPSVSTSNIERRWSDITSYAPKKKVQSWFQLSNGNWELGKIISSSGTESVISFPEGKVLKVNSDSLIPANPDILDGVDDLMQLSYLNEPSVLYNLQYRYNQDMIYTKAGPVLVAVNPFKEVPLYGNDYIQAYKNKSIESPHVYAIADTAIREMSRDEVNQSIIISGESGAGKTETAKIAMQYLAALGGGSGIEYEILKTNPILEAFGNAKTLRNDNSSRFGKLIEIHFSETGKISGAKIQTFLLEKSRVVQCAEGERSYHIFYQLCAGAPSALKEKLNLKDVGEYNYLKQGNCYSISGVDDSEQFRIVKEALDVVHVSKEDQESVFAMLAAVLWLGNVSFTILDNENHVEAVADESLINVAKLIGCDIADLNLALSTRKMRVGNDNIVQKLTLSQAIVTRDALAKSIYACLFEWLVDQINKSLAVGKRRTGRSISILDIYGFESFDRNSFEQFCINYANERLQQHFNRHLFKLEQEEYIQDGIDWAKVDFDDNQDCLNLFEKKPLGLLSLLDEESTFPNGTDSSFANKLKQHLKSNPCFRGEREKAFTVSHFAGEVTYDTTGFLEKNRDLLHLDSIQLLSSCLCHLPRIFASNMLNQSEKPVVGPLHKAGGADSQKLSVATKFKGQLFQLMQRLESTTPHFIRCIKPNNLQSPGSYEQGLVLQQLRCCGVLEVVRISRSGFPTRMSHQKFARRYGFLLLENVASQDPLSVSVAILHQFNILPEMYQVGYTKLFFRTGQIGALEDTRNRTLHGILHVQSCFRGHQARHHFKELQRGIATLQSFVRGEKTRKEYAVLLQRHRAAITIQKQIKGRNGRKTFKEISDASVVIQSVIRGWLVRRCSGNTGLLKYGASKGNESDEVMVKASFLAELQRRVLRAEAALREKEEENDILHQRLQQYESRWSEYELKMKSMEEVWQKQMRSLQSSLSIAKKSLAVDDSERNSDASVNNASDDREYSWDTGTNHKGPESNGLRPTSAGLSVISRLAEEFEQRSQVFGDDAKFLVEVKSGQVEANLNPDRELRRLKQMFETWKKDYAARLRETKVVLNKLGNEEGALDRVKKKWWGRRNSTRYT from the exons ATGGGATATGCTGACGTAAATTCGGGAAACAATGCTGTAAACAGCTTGAGTGCCCCTCTTAGTGGTGGTACAGGGGGCAAGGTTGTTGAGACAGTTGAAAATGGTGTACTTGATACTGTTCACATGAATGAGGATTCACCGTATAGTGGGAATGCTATGTTGGTTGAGGACAGGCCTTCTGTGGCCGATGAGGACCTGAATTCTGCAGCAGCACCATTGCCTTCGGTATCAACGTCTAACATTGAACGCAGGTGGAGTGACATAACTTCATATGCTCCAAAAAAG AAGGTTCAGTCTTGGTTTCAACTTTCAAACGGGAATTGGGAGCTGGGGAAAATAATATCAAGTTCAGGAACTGAGTCTGTTATTTCTTTTCCTGAAGGAAAA GTTTTAAAGGTGAATTCTGATAGTCTGATACCTGCAAATCCTGATATCCTCGATGGCGTGGATGATCTCATGCAACTTAGTTATTTAAATGAGCCGTCAGTCTTGTATAATCTCCAATATAGATACAATCAAGATATGATATAT ACAAAAGCAGGACCGGTTTTAGTTGCTGTCAATCCTTTTAAAGAAGTTCCTTTATATGGAAATGACTACATTCAAGCATACAAGAATAAATCCATTGAGAGCCCCCATGTATATGCGATTGCTGACACAGCCATCCGGGAAATGTCACGAG ATGAAGTTAATCAATCTATCATTATAAG TGGTGAGAGTGGAGCAGGAAAAACTGAGACAGCAAAGATAGCAATGCAATATTTAGCTGCTCTTGGTGGTGGGAGTGGAATAGAGTATGAGATATTGAAGACCAATCCTATCTTAGAAGCATTTGGTAATGCAAAGACATTAAGGAATGACAACTCAAGCAGATTT GGAAAGTTGATTGAAATCCACTTTAGTGAAACTGGAAAAATATCTGGGGCAAAGATTCAAACTT TTTTACTTGAGAAG TCTAGAGTGGTCCAATGTGCAGAGGGAGAAAGGTCTTACCATATATTTTATCAGCTTTGTGCTGGTGCTCCTTCTGCTCTCAAAG AGAAGCTAAATTTGAAGGATGTGGGCGAATATAATTATTTGAAGCAGGGTAATTGCTATTCTATTTCCGGAGTTGATGATTCTGAACAATTTCGCATTGTTAAG GAAGCTTTGGATGTTGTCCATGTTAGCAAAGAAGACCAAGAGAGTGTTTTTGCAATGCTTGCTGCAGTATTGTGGCTGGGAAATGTCTCATTCACCATCCTTGATAATGAAAACCATGTTGAAGCTGTGGCAgatgaaa GTCTAATCAATGTTGCCAAGTTGATTGGCTGTGACATTGCGGACCTTAATTTGGCTTTATCAACTCGCAAAATGAGAGTCGGTAATGATAATATTGTCCAAAAGCTAACGCTATCACAG GCGATTGTCACAAGAGATGCTTTGGCAAAATCAATTTATGCTTGTTTGTTTGAGTGGCTGGTAGATCAAATTAACAAATCACTTGCTGTTGGCAAGAGGCGAACTGGCAGATCTATCAGCATTCTTGATATTTATGgctttgaatcatttgat AGAAATAGTTTTGAGCAGTTCTGCATTAATTATGCAAATGAGAGATTACAGCAGCATTTTAATCGTCATTTATTCAAGTTGGAGCAGGAG GAATATATCCAAGATGGCATCGATTGGGCAAAAGTTGATTTTGATGATAACCAAGATTGTCTTAATCTTTTTGAAAAG AAACCATTGGGATTATTGTCTCTGTTAGATGAGGAGTCCACTTTTCCAAATGGGACTGACTCCTCATTTGCCAACAAGCTCAAGCAGCATCTGAAATCTAATCCTTGTTTCCGAGGAGAGCGAGAAAAAGCTTTCACTGTATCTCATTTTGCAGGAGAG GTTACTTATGACACAACTGGATTTTTAGAGAAAAACAGAGACTTACTGCACCTGGATTCAATTCAACTACTGTCCTCTTGCTTATGCCACCTTCCTCGGATATTTGCTTCAAATATGCTTAACCAATCTGAAAAGCCTGTGGTGGGTCCTTTACATAAAGCTGGTGGTGCAGATTCTCAAAAGCTAAGTGTTGCAACGAAATTTAAG GGTCAACTTTTCCAACTAATGCAACGGCTAGAGAGTACTACTCCACACTTTATACGTTGTATAAAGCCTAACAACTTGCAGTCTCCTGGATCATACGAGCAAGGACTCGTTTTGCAGCAACTGAGATGTTGTGGAGTCCTAGAAGTTGTTCGCATATCACGGTCTGGCTTTCCCACAAGAATGTCTCACCAGAAGTTTGCCAGAAG GTATGGTTTTCTTCTACTGGAGAATGTCGCCTCGCAAGATCCGCTCAGTGTTTCAGTTGCAATTCTTCATCAGTTCAACATTTTGCCTGAGATGTACCAAGTTGGCTATACAAAATTGTTTTTCCGTACTGGGCAG ATTGGGGCTCTTGAGGATACAAGAAATCGCACTCTTCATGGCATTTTACATGTTCAAAGCTGCTTCAGAGGACATCAAGCTCGCCACCACTTTAAGGAGCTTCAAAGGGGAATTGCTACCCTTCAGTCAT TTGTCAGAGGAGAGAAAACCAGGAAAGAATATGCCGTCTTACTGCAGAGACATAGAGCTGCTATTACTATACAAAAACAGATTAAAGGCAGGAATGGCAGGAAAACATTCAAGGAAATTAGTGATGCATCTGTTGTGATACAATCAG TTATTCGTGGTTGGTTGGTCAGAAGATGCTCTGGAAATACAGGATTACTCAAATATGGGGCCTCTAAG GGGAATGAATCAGATGAGGTGATGGTCAAGGCCTCATTTCTCGCTGAACTACAGCGCCGAGTTCTTAGAGCTGAGGCTGCTCTGAgggagaaagaagaggaaaatgacATCCTCCATCAACGGCTCCAACAATACGAAAGCCGCTGGTCTGAATATGAGCTAAAAATGAAGTCCATGGAAGAAGTGTGGCAGAAACAAATGAGGTCTCTACAATCCAGTCTTTCTATCGCAAAGAAGAGCCTAGCGGTTGATGACTCAGAGAGAAATTCAGATGCATCTGTTAATAATGCAAGTGATGACAGAGAGTATAGCTGGGACACAGGAACTAATCACAAGGGCCCTGAGAGCAACGGGTTGAGACCAACGAGTGCAGGTTTGAGTGTTATAAGCCGGTTGGCGGAGGAATTTGAGCAGCGGAGTCAAGTTTTTGGTGATGACGCCAAGTTCTTGGTGGAAGTAAAATCAGGTCAGGTTGAAGCAAACCTGAACCCTGATCGCGAACTTAGAAGGTTAAAGCAGATGTTTGAAACTTGGAAGAAGGATTACGCTGCGAGATTGCGAGAAACAAAAGTCGTATTGAATAAACTCGGAAACGAAGAAGGTGCACTTGACAGGGTGAAAAAGAAGTGGTGGGGCAGGAGGAACAGCACAAGGTACActtaa